The following coding sequences lie in one Micromonospora sp. R77 genomic window:
- a CDS encoding adenosylcobinamide-GDP ribazoletransferase, whose amino-acid sequence MVTGTAVVALLAVPAVPDRPWQGPVVVLAALAVAVGLLRHGVRRLGGITGDVLGATVEVVTTLVYLGLVLSG is encoded by the coding sequence CTGGTCACCGGCACGGCCGTCGTCGCGCTGCTGGCGGTGCCCGCCGTGCCGGACCGCCCGTGGCAGGGGCCGGTCGTCGTGCTGGCCGCGCTCGCCGTCGCGGTCGGGCTGCTACGGCACGGGGTACGCCGGCTCGGCGGGATCACCGGTGACGTGCTCGGGGCCACCGTGGAGGTCGTCACCACGCTGGTCTACCTGGGGTTGGTGCTGTCCGGCTGA
- a CDS encoding DUF2314 domain-containing protein → MLITDDFLPVPVPESLDATYLVPIAGLPRVSAKTAVAGLAGRLAEPVYGLAKQMLDSPLMSVDTRPIEEFPELPPDLLTAFGATEAQLARLAAATHLVVVQAEYRPGWPPAHEWAARAVAAAVAETVDGDVVDVFGLQFLDPATALRSLPDEQGRIRLVDWVLVPYSSDADGLWFTTKGLRRFGLLELQTQGVPDHLTRAWGAVMTGAARRLLRDWTDGLAGEEVPAFVQLPVLATVTGHDIAVAYGNPEQHGATAPVLLRLELDPATDPDADSFLSLRPPAGHTGPDGRYFAAACATLFAGIQPDVRYARPGDAMSRAIATARAGLGDIRARFLAGRLPAETQLVVKYGLPGDEGPEFVWAGVTSWDTPERIVGASASDAATDPSVRIGAPVVVETTDVVDWALLDGTGVLEGGWTQAVLDAGEPPTPA, encoded by the coding sequence ATGCTCATCACGGACGACTTCCTGCCCGTACCGGTCCCGGAGTCGTTGGATGCCACCTATCTGGTGCCGATCGCCGGGCTGCCCCGGGTCAGCGCGAAGACCGCCGTGGCGGGCCTCGCCGGCCGGCTGGCCGAGCCGGTGTACGGGCTGGCGAAGCAGATGTTGGACAGTCCGCTGATGAGCGTGGACACCCGGCCGATCGAGGAGTTCCCGGAACTCCCGCCGGACCTGCTCACCGCGTTCGGGGCGACCGAGGCGCAGCTGGCCCGGCTGGCCGCCGCCACCCACCTGGTGGTGGTGCAGGCGGAATACCGGCCCGGCTGGCCGCCCGCGCACGAGTGGGCCGCCCGGGCGGTCGCCGCGGCGGTGGCCGAGACGGTCGACGGCGACGTGGTGGACGTCTTCGGTCTCCAGTTCCTCGACCCGGCGACCGCGCTGCGCTCGCTCCCTGACGAGCAGGGCCGGATCCGGCTGGTCGACTGGGTGCTGGTGCCCTATTCGTCGGACGCCGACGGGCTCTGGTTTACCACCAAGGGCCTGCGCCGGTTCGGGCTGCTGGAGCTGCAGACCCAGGGCGTGCCGGACCACCTGACCCGGGCCTGGGGCGCGGTGATGACCGGCGCCGCCCGGCGGCTGCTGCGGGACTGGACCGACGGGCTGGCGGGCGAGGAGGTGCCGGCGTTCGTGCAGCTGCCGGTGCTGGCCACGGTGACCGGCCACGACATCGCGGTGGCGTACGGCAACCCGGAGCAGCACGGGGCGACGGCACCGGTGCTGCTGCGGCTGGAGCTGGACCCGGCGACCGACCCGGACGCCGACTCGTTCCTCAGCCTCCGCCCGCCGGCCGGGCACACCGGGCCGGACGGGCGCTACTTCGCCGCCGCCTGCGCCACCCTCTTCGCCGGCATCCAGCCCGACGTCCGGTACGCCCGACCCGGCGACGCGATGAGCAGGGCGATCGCCACCGCCCGGGCCGGACTGGGCGACATCCGGGCCCGGTTCCTGGCCGGCCGGCTGCCCGCCGAGACCCAGCTCGTGGTGAAGTACGGCCTGCCCGGCGACGAGGGCCCCGAGTTCGTCTGGGCCGGTGTCACCTCCTGGGACACCCCGGAGCGGATCGTCGGCGCCAGCGCCAGCGACGCCGCCACCGACCCCTCCGTCCGGATCGGCGCCCCCGTCGTGGTCGAGACGACCGACGTAGTCGACTGGGCCCTCCTGGACGGCACCGGCGTCCTGGAGGGCGGCTGGACCCAAGCCGTCCTCGACGCCGGCGAACCCCCCACCCCCGCCTGA